A single Eremothecium sinecaudum strain ATCC 58844 chromosome VIII, complete sequence DNA region contains:
- the TAH1 gene encoding Tah1p (Syntenic homolog of Ashbya gossypii AAR054C; Syntenic homolog of Saccharomyces cerevisiae YCR060W (TAH1)) encodes MNLKAENLKDEGNTCFRKNDYRAALELYKEACKCDPGNPVYYSNMAMTLIKLEIWPEAINACNEGLSKINEADSQADKIKQKLLWRRETALDKLQLNKNKNLKLINIKIKELYTLPDSFEKL; translated from the coding sequence ATGAATTTAAAAGCTGAAAATCTCAAGGATGAGGGAAATACTTGTTTCAGGAAGAATGACTACAGGGCTGCTTTGGAACTTTATAAGGAAGCATGTAAGTGTGACCCAGGCAATCCAGTTTACTACTCAAATATGGCAATGACATTAATTAAGCTTGAGATTTGGCCAGAAGCGATTAATGCCTGTAATGAAGGCCTGTCAAAGATCAATGAAGCCGATTCACAAGCTGATAAGATAAAACAGAAGCTTTTATGGAGAAGAGAAACCGCATTAGATAAACTGCAGTTGAATAAGAATAAAAATTTGAAATTAATTAACATTAAGATTAAAGAGTTATACACGCTTCCCGATAGTTTTGAGAAACTTTAG
- the YIH1 gene encoding Yih1p (Syntenic homolog of Ashbya gossypii AAR055W; Syntenic homolog of Saccharomyces cerevisiae YCR059C (YIH1)) produces MVLIEVEEEISAIEAIYPGLLTRLSDSRVLVKIPQYEDISIQLSFPPLYPAYEPPHILEISFRNEMTEEYDVKHLKSLFNEVMTSVFYKDTVCVFSFLAELTTIMDSQQKDNVSEISEVDAELTRNIEEINVDAFSGWVASEPIFDRGSTFIAYAAQVTSEDEAFEIIEQLKSDNKIARAHHLMKAWRIKAENGISYQDCDDDGETAAGSRILHLMTIMDTWNVIVAVARWFRGTHIGPDRFKHINSTAREAVLKLTSPAENNSASTSSKRNTKKGK; encoded by the coding sequence ATGGTATTAATTGAAGTAGAGGAGGAGATTTCCGCGATAGAGGCCATTTACCCAGGTTTATTAACCAGGTTGAGCGATTCTAGGGTCCTGGTTAAAATTCCGCAATACGAGGACATTTCAATTCAACTGTCGTTTCCACCTCTTTATCCAGCCTATGAACCGCCGCATATACTAGAGATTTCTTTTAGAAATGAAATGACCGAAGAATACGATGTAAAACATTTAAAGTCTTTGTTTAATGAAGTTATGACCTCTGTCTTCTACAAGGATACTGTTTGCGTATTCAGTTTCTTAGCAGAACTAACAACTATTATGGACAGTCAACAAAAAGACAATGTTTCAGAGATATCCGAGGTCGATGCTGAATTGACTAGAAATATAGAAGAAATTAATGTGGATGCATTTTCAGGCTGGGTAGCAAGCGAGCCTATTTTCGACCGTGGTTCAACGTTCATTGCATATGCAGCCCAGGTTACATCCGAAGATGAAGCCTTCGAAATCATAGAACAGTTAAAAAGCGATAATAAGATAGCTAGGGCGCATCATTTGATGAAAGCTTGGCGAATTAAAGCCGAGAACGGTATTTCGTATCAGGATTGTGATGACGACGGAGAGACCGCTGCGGGAAGTAGAATACTACATCTAATGACTATAATGGATACCTGGAATGTAATTGTTGCTGTTGCACGATGGTTTCGTGGCACTCACATTGGACCCGATAGATTTAAACACATTAATTCTACAGCTCGTGAGGCTGTTTTAAAATTAACGTCCCCTGCGGAGAACAACTCAGCATCCACTAGTTCAAAGCGTAATACCAAGAAAGGCAAGTAA
- the MPP6 gene encoding Mpp6p (Syntenic homolog of Ashbya gossypii AAR056C; Syntenic homolog of Saccharomyces cerevisiae YNR024W (MPP6)): MSNKANNVVSGKLSSRVLNMKFMRHAEQAEEVKKEEEYAKKLVDSSKWTLNENSKYLKNIPKPRRVVSLGYTSIRELNSVEDEASNESGETSVRSLNAGRRVFGTLKEAEPTDKTTVQDNELEELWQEQVKPKRLRSVESPPQPKTKKRRKEK, translated from the coding sequence ATGTCCAATAAAGCTAATAATGTTGTATCTGGCAAACTTTCAAGCCGTGTGCTGAATATGAAGTTTATGAGGCATGCAGAGCAGGCTGAAGAAGtaaagaaagaagaagaatatgCTAAAAAGTTGGTAGACTCTTCGAAATGGACGCTTAATGAAAATTCtaaatatttgaaaaatataCCGAAGCCTAGAAGGGTGGTTTCATTGGGATACACATCAATACGTGAACTCAATTCGGTTGAGGATGAGGCATCGAACGAAAGTGGAGAAACTTCTGTTAGGTCATTAAATGCAGGTAGAAGGGTGTTTGGTACATTAAAAGAAGCCGAACCCACAGACAAGACAACTGTTCAAGATAACGAATTAGAAGAACTGTGGCAAGAACAGGTAAAACCAAAACGGCTGCGGAGTGTCGAATCTCCACCACAACCAAAAACTAAGAAAAGACGTAAAGAAAAGTAG
- the VIR1 gene encoding Vir1p (Syntenic homolog of Ashbya gossypii AFR467W; Syntenic homolog of Saccharomyces cerevisiae YGL036W), which translates to MVISSMDGEDLQQSVVDSIILAIEELSKGPGDDYEATITIAINLLDVFKSINNKFDLSVLEAGMKQDILSPLLVAICERPDTVSIDVFACLFAYCSVIVELQPLVINFVRMWMKDEYLRKAVSNLGVVWESGSSSGKIGFYTVISYLENFPSLSRKSLTYLNLQLGHVLIDQWLPLWSRYLKIGPSVSLREWVVKDKLMLNIHDESLQDVVLAVKCRDVDQWRSCSSLSTDPWNYFIYLVTNRFLGLSDSLIYHPRFKNFALSFLTKCVGNNSFTLLQTDPKFKLQVLMEVLDHSEMNFLQEPHLTNLLKIALSQVHTIVHNGSLEEITNLHLQLGELGTTQCLPALINMLQFVLVRFLINIGNVTEAGVSQQVDSYWYKKYNRYVIPSAFHKLLPHLPPISKSLFAFDYASAYLPSNIITNYTQIITNLLSSLILLLSINHSLLVFYQQSQLGSLYFADYSHSSSKDTLLEDEALQGIENDTNLQFMELYYIPLITSLLVSDQLLQVPGESMKLVSQKVAQINGRLIFVHVLKCLEQLIKNHSSTALYHLIKFVSMVSIDDFTIQKKFTLLLNHLFFHGDTDHILQLCLQNELTTQALRDYISLWNDGSKAYELFFTQVFKTDQPKAPKVTKTYGELFSLIPDYKPPTISTVNAPSINMQLGHSSAPDLIVDSMPMQTTAMNKPKFNTNASSFIPQNLSMATPSRNSPSTSINLQPQPHSTLYSSIPSPMLFGATTSTTPQLQTPLADTYNSFYMPQQPVVRPTPTRHSSYHSIPQSNPMSSTPSNASGTSQHQRTWQPAGVNPNCVSQFGQQQQQQQQQQQQQQQQQQPQPQQQQVTSFLNTAGPGKLVNSGKNYILGGHNRAVNNSRSQSIHVDEFEKMHL; encoded by the coding sequence ATGGTAATCAGTAGTATGGATGGTGAGGACTTGCAACAGTCGGTGGTTGATTCAATTATATTAGCAATTGAGGAGCTTTCCAAAGGTCCTGGCGATGACTACGAAGCTACTATTACGATAGCGATCAATTTATTGGATGTTTTTAAGTCGATCAACAATAAATTTGATCTATCTGTCTTAGAAGCGGGCATGAAACAGGATATTCTAAGCCCCCTTTTAGTTGCTATATGCGAGCGGCCGGATACGGTATCTATCGATGTGTTTGCATGTTTATTTGCGTACTGCTCAGTGATTGTTGAGTTACAGCCGCTAGTGATTAATTTTGTGCGAATGTGGATGAAGGATGAATATCTACGGAAGGCTGTAAGTAATCTTGGAGTGGTTTGGGAATCTGGTTCCTCGAGTGGGAAAATTGGATTCTATACCGTGATCTCATATTTGGAGAATTTTCCTAGTTTGAGTAGAAAATCACTTACTTATTTGAACTTGCAATTAGGTCATGTGCTTATTGATCAGTGGTTGCCTTTATGGTCGCGATACTTAAAGATTGGGCCCTCGGTCAGTCTTCGTGAGTGGGTTGTGAAAGATAAGTTAATGCTAAACATTCATGATGAATCGCTTCAAGATGTTGTGCTTGCTGTGAAATGCAGAGATGTGGACCAGTGGCGAAGTTGCTCCTCCTTAAGCACAGATCCTTGGAACTACTTTATTTATTTAGTAACTAATAGATTCCTCGGACTTTCTGACTCCCTAATATATCACCCTCGGTTTAAAAATTTTGCATTGTCTTTCCTTACTAAATGTGTTGGAAATAACAGCTTTACCCTTTTGCAAACGGACCCTAAGTTCAAGCTCCAGGTATTGATGGAAGTCTTAGACCACTCTGAGATGAATTTTCTGCAAGAACCTCACTTGACTAACTTGTTGAAAATAGCATTGTCCCAAGTTCATACTATAGTCCACAATGGTTCATTGGAGGAAATCACAAATTTACATTTACAGTTAGGAGAATTGGGTACAACCCAATGTTTACCTGCTTTGATTAATATGTTGCAATTCGTTTTGGTGCGTTTTTTGATTAATATCGGAAACGTGACCGAAGCGGGCGTCAGTCAACAGGTAGACAGTTATTGGTACAAGAAATACAACAGATATGTTATACCTTCAGCGTTCCACAAGCTTCTTCCACATTTGCCCCCAATTTCAAAGTCGCTGTTTGCGTTTGATTATGCCTCCGCATATCTTCCTTCTAACATAATCACCAACTATACTCAGATTATTACGAATTTGTTAAGCTCGCTGATCTTATTACTTTCTATTAATCATTCGTTATTGGTTTTTTACCAGCAATCCCAACTCGGCTCTCTTTATTTTGCCGATTATAGCCACAGCAGCAGCAAGGATACTTTACTAGAAGACGAAGCCTTACAAGGCATTGAAAATGATACTAATCTCCAATTCATGGAGTTATATTACATTCCTCTAATTACTTCCTTATTAGTCTCAGACCAGCTATTACAGGTACCAGGTGAATCTATGAAGCTGGTTTCTCAAAAAGTTGCACAGATCAACGGTAGACTCATTTTTGTCCACGTTTTAAAATGCTTGGAGCAGTTGATAAAAAATCATAGTAGCACAGCATTATACCACTTGATAAAATTTGTTTCCATGGTATCCATTGATGATTTTACTATACAAAAGAAGTTTACTTTATTGCTAAATCATTTATTTTTCCACGGTGATACAGATCATATTCTACAATTATGTCTTCAAAATGAATTGACTACCCAGGCATTAAGGGACTATATTAGTCTATGGAATGATGGTAGTAAAGCTTACGAATTATTTTTTACTCAGGTTTTTAAAACGGATCAACCAAAAGCTCCTAAAGTTACTAAAACTTATGGAGAATTATTCAGCTTGATTCCAGATTACAAACCTCCCACAATTAGTACAGTGAATGCTCCTTCTATAAATATGCAACTTGGACATAGCTCAGCGCCCGATCTAATTGTGGATTCCATGCCAATGCAGACAACTGCAATGAACAAACCTAAGTTCAACACTAATGCAAGCTCATTTATTCCGCAAAATCTCAGTATGGCAACTCCTTCCAGAAACTCGCCTTCAACCTCTATCAATTTGCAGCCACAGCCACATTCTACGCTTTACAGTTCTATTCCGTCCCCAATGCTCTTTGGTGCTACCACTAGTACTACTCCACAGCTACAAACCCCTCTGGCAGATACTTACAATTCTTTTTATATGCCGCAGCAACCAGTGGTTAGACCAACTCCAACAAGGCATAGCAGTTACCACTCTATCCCCCAAAGCAACCCCATGTCTTCAACCCCTTCCAATGCCAGCGGAACTTCTCAACATCAAAGAACATGGCAACCTGCTGGTGTGAATCCAAATTGTGTGTCTCAATTCGGacagcaacagcaacagcaacaacaacagcaacagcagcagcagcagcaacagcagccACAGCCACAACAACAGCAAGTAACATCTTTTTTAAATACGGCTGGTCCAGGTAAATTGGTGAACAGTGGTAAGAACTATATTTTAGGTGGCCACAACCGGGCAGTTAATAATAGTAGATCACAAAGTATTCACGTTGACGAATTTGAAAAGATGCACTTGTAA
- the PNC1 gene encoding nicotinamidase (Syntenic homolog of Ashbya gossypii AFR466C; Syntenic homolog of Saccharomyces cerevisiae YGL037C (PNC1)), with protein MSKKALIIIDAQNDFVDPAGALSAPDGQSILDPIAKLMQEDTWQCVAMTRDWHPSNHVSFAKNHGVRDFSSFTYHSPVRGREKDVQEATLWPVHCVQGTWGAKVVGQVFQAFQSLKKPSLLVDKGFLADREYYSGFTDIWGEHQTELQSFLEQQGVTEVYIVGFVLEYCVKHTAIDASKSGFKTNILCKYTKTINSEEEVIFKVKEELRQRGVTLVD; from the coding sequence ATGTCAAAGAAGGCGCTCATCATTATCGATGCTCAGAACGACTTTGTAGACCCTGCTGGGGCTCTTTCAGCTCCTGATGGGCAGAGCATCTTAGACCCTATTGCTAAACTCATGCAAGAAGACACGTGGCAGTGCGTGGCGATGACGAGGGATTGGCATCCTAGTAACCATGTATCTTTTGCCAAGAACCATGGAGTGCGTGATTTCAGTTCGTTTACTTATCATTCTCCAGTCCGAGGCAGAGAGAAGGACGTACAGGAGGCTACCCTATGGCCAGTTCATTGTGTACAGGGCACCTGGGGCGCCAAGGTGGTTGGTCAAGTGTTCCAGGCGTTTCAGAGCCTCAAAAAACCAAGCCTCCTTGTTGACAAGGGTTTTTTGGCAGATCGAGAATACTATTCAGGATTTACAGACATCTGGGGCGAGCACCAGACAGAACTACAGAGTTTTCTAGAACAACAGGGTGTAACAGAGGTATATATTGTGGGCTTTGTCTTGGAATATTGTGTCAAGCACACGGCAATAGATGCATCTAAATCTGGCTTCAAGACGAACATACTGTGTAAATATACGAAAACGATAAACAGCGAAGAGGAAGTCATATTTAAAGTAAAGGAGGAACTGCGTCAACGTGGCGTTACGTTAGTGGACTAA
- the OCH1 gene encoding initiation-specific alpha-1,6-mannosyltransferase (Syntenic homolog of Ashbya gossypii AFR465C; Syntenic homolog of Saccharomyces cerevisiae YGL038C (OCH1)), whose product MIVIKRSYKVCIAVLLLLRFLFSTALTDSKLHKAFLSSFRRAPFLPTTSHVKGLNLKSLEPSEFSEDNLRWQLAKYFPYNPDSKIPKRVWQTWRNPLGSRRFPANFKDYSEHWQSITSKSNGGYSYNFISDNDMLPVLESLYGEMPLIIKAFNAIPKRIMKADFFRYLIIYARGGIYSDIDTVPIQTLDQWPSANRNSLEKYLQNRIKYGPNSDQESNSNVREPGLVIGIEADPDRPDWSEYYARRIQFCQWTIQSKPGHPVLRELILNITTTTLFSTQAITVTSKQTKMFEEEHLDDYNVNFRHNRLHDKNYKHQEKKTDKNSDGTDIMNWTGPGIFSDIVFDYFNNLISSEKDIPIFNNNLLENDVITGERRSYLTSTLKFYDEIQKSLITPLPKIGWEFFSLMQDPVVIDDVVVLPITSFSPGVNQMGAEDIDHPLALVQHLFEGTWKE is encoded by the coding sequence ATGATAGTGATAAAGCGCAGTTATAAAGTTTGTATTGCCGTTCTACTTCTGCTCCGGTTTCTCTTTTCTACCGCGCTTACGGATTCTAAACTTCATAAGGCATTCCTGAGCAGCTTTCGACGAGCCCCTTTTTTACCCACAACATCCCACGTTAAAGGGCTAAATCTGAAATCTTTAGAGCCAAGTGAATTCAGTGAGGATAATTTGAGATGGCAGTTAGCTAAATACTTTCCATATAATCCTGATAGTAAAATTCCAAAACGCGTATGGCAGACATGGCGAAATCCGCTGGGTTCCAGGAGATTCCCAGCTAATTTTAAAGATTATTCTGAGCATTGGCAATCGATTACTTCGAAATCCAATGGAGGTTACAGCTACAATTTTATTTCAGACAACGATATGCTCCCTGTATTGGAAAGTCTGTACGGTGAAATGCCGCTAATTATCAAAGCATTCAACGCAATACCGAAGCGAATAATGAAGGCAGATTTCTTCCGTTACTTGATTATTTATGCTAGAGGAGGCATATATTCGGATATAGACACAGTTCCTATTCAAACATTAGATCAATGGCCATCCGCCAATAGAAACTCTTTGGAGAAATATCTTCAAAACCGTATAAAGTATGGGCCAAACTCAGATCAGGAATCTAACTCAAATGTCAGAGAGCCTGGGCTGGTAATAGGTATTGAAGCAGACCCGGATAGGCCTGACTGGTCAGAATATTACGCAAGAAGGATACAATTCTGCCAATGGACAATACAGTCGAAGCCGGGACATCCCGTTCTTCGTGAATTAATTCTGAATATCACGACCACTACACTTTTCAGCACACAAGCGATTACAGTTACGTCAAAGCAAACCAAAATGTTTGAAGAGGAGCATCTAGACGACTACAACGTAAATTTCAGGCACAATAGGTTACATGACAAGAATTATAAACACCAAGAAAAGAAAACGGACAAAAACTCGGATGGTACAGACATAATGAATTGGACTGGACCAGGGATATTTTCAGATATAGTTTTTGACTATTTTAACAACCTGATTTCTTCAGAGAAGGATATCCCAATATTTAATAACAACCTGCTGGAAAATGATGTCATAACAGGTGAAAGGCGAAGCTACCTCACAAGTACCTTAAAATTTTACGACGAGATTCAGAAATCCTTGATTACCCCTCTTCCGAAAATTGGATGGGAGTTCTTTTCGTTAATGCAAGATCCAGTTGTCATTGACGATGTTGTAGTATTACCTATTACTTCATTTTCTCCTGGGGTTAATCAGATGGGTGCCGAGGATATAGATCATCCATTGGCCCTTGTTCAGCATCTCTTTGAAGGAACTTGGAAGGAATGA
- the CMI8 gene encoding Cmi8p (Syntenic homolog of Ashbya gossypii AFR463W-A; Syntenic homolog of Saccharomyces cerevisiae YDR461C-A) produces the protein MSEKEQQQQQQHHHHHHHQEYQGQPQSAIPEKEKPPSYEEATKDHKGDDTWDDEDYVVPQPYNQRYPNPLGGLQNHVHTPHPRGSPNYPGQHVLTYNNARNKPGI, from the coding sequence ATGAGCGAAAAAgagcagcagcagcagcagcagcatcatcatcatcatcatcatcaagAATACCAGGGGCAACCCCAAAGCGCTATACCCGAGAAGGAGAAACCTCCTTCCTACGAAGAAGCAACCAAGGATCATAAGGGTGATGATACTTGGGATGATGAAGATTATGTAGTTCCTCAACCTTACAACCAACGTTATCCTAACCCGCTGGGCGGTTTACAGAATCATGTCCACACTCCCCACCCTAGAGGCTCTCCAAACTATCCCGGACAACATGTCCTTACATACAATAATGCACGGAACAAGCCTGGAATTTAA
- a CDS encoding HHL063Wp (Syntenic homolog of Ashbya gossypii AFR464W; Syntenic homolog of Saccharomyces cerevisiae YGR152C (RSR1)) has translation MRDYKLVVLGAGGVGKSCLTVQFVQGEYLDTYDPTIEDSYRKTMEIDDKTFDLEILDTAGVAQFTAMRELYIKSGMGFLLVYSVTDRQSLDELMELREQILRIKDSKRVPMVLVGNKADLHHERIISVDEGIEVSSDWGKVPFYETSALLKSNVDEVFIDLVRQIMRAEIESHEAQMNSNAAVGNGVQHGGRVGGGKVNMGLNGAGINHSRSGSSNIDNGADQLTRTPDKKLMLKSPYRTRTKARNAKRKSSCVTL, from the coding sequence ATGAGGGATTACAAATTGGTTGTTTTGGGTGCAGGTGGTGTCGGAAAGTCTTGCTTAACGGTACAGTTTGTTCAAGGAGAATATTTGGATACTTATGATCCGACCATTGAGGATTCATATAGGAAAACGATGGAGATTGATGACAAGACATTCGATTTGGAGATCTTAGATACGGCAGGTGTAGCGCAATTTACTGCAATGAGGGAATTGTATATCAAATCTGGCATGGGATTTTTATTAGTATATTCTGTAACCGACCGTCAGTCTTTGGACGAATTGATGGAGCTAAGAGAACAAATCTTGCGAATTAAAGATTCAAAGCGTGTTCCAATGGTTCTAGTTGGAAACAAGGCCGACCTACACCATGAACGCATTATTTCTGTTGATGAAGGCATTGAGGTTAGTAGTGATTGGGGGAAAGTTCCGTTTTATGAGACAAGCGCGTTGCTTAAAAGTAATGTTGATGAGGTGTTTATTGACTTAGTGAGACAAATAATGAGGGCGGAAATAGAATCACATGAGGCTCAAATGAACTCGAACGCTGCAGTTGGTAATGGTGTTCAACATGGAGGTCGCGTTGGTGGCGGTAAAGTTAATATGGGATTGAACGGTGCAGGAATTAACCACAGTAGGTCAGGAAGTTCTAATATCGATAATGGAGCTGATCAATTAACGAGAACTCCTGATAAAAAGCTAATGCTAAAGTCACCTTATCGCACCCGAACAAAGGCCAGGAATGCTAAAAGAAAGAGTTCATGTGTTACCCTATAA
- the MRPL28 gene encoding mitochondrial 54S ribosomal protein mL40 (Syntenic homolog of Ashbya gossypii AFR463C; Syntenic homolog of Saccharomyces cerevisiae YDR462W (MRPL28)), producing the protein MLVLSHSKPCSISLPVRIFVRGKRTKDRSVSPEIQRAIQQLSVMSAKRKQPKMLKLSKEDYIKHTTIHACWAQYQRELREKRKIQLTQQYQSIEKAMDRLSELSPALYKSAANPKSGQTFPLELRVPTQYPPNTVWHYSFKKDS; encoded by the coding sequence ATGTTGGTACTTTCGCACTCCAAGCCATGCTCAATTTCCCTTCCCGTGAGGATATTTGTGAGAGGGAAGAGAACTAAAGACAGATCGGTATCGCCCGAGATTCAAAGAGCTATTCAACAACTATCAGTGATGTCTGCTAAAAGGAAGCAGCCTAAGATGTTAAAGCTTTCAAAAGAGGACTACATTAAACACACAACTATCCATGCTTGCTGGGCTCAATACCAGAGAGAACTCCGTGAAAAACGTAAGATCCAGTTAACGCAACAGTATCAGAGCATAGAAAAGGCGATGGACCGATTATCTGAACTAAGCCCTGCACTCTACAAATCTGCTGCCAATCCAAAAAGTGGGCAAACTTTTCCTTTAGAATTGAGAGTTCCAACTCAGTATCCTCCAAACACAGTATGGCACTACAGTTTTAAGAAAGACTCCTAG
- the YMD8 gene encoding Ymd8p (Syntenic homolog of Ashbya gossypii AFR462C; Syntenic homolog of Saccharomyces cerevisiae YML038C (YMD8)) has product MQLSVLIAGWYLSSIGISLYNKLLFDPYKGLKVPYPIFITSLHQFLLWALTFVYLKAKNQFPRDGKADWYLYAKYIIPTALASAGDIGFANVSLKYIPLTIYTIVKTSGIAFVLLFGCICKLEQFTIPLGLVVFFMFAGVLLMIYRPEDTLTEHSSQEQILGFFLVLASSCLSGLRWVYTQLTLLKSTEFSGTQSRSKKGNPILTIYQLAPIMGFALLFTSLIIESPFPGIANTSIAVWENHSTTMVLVRGISMLLFPGLCVFLMTLCEFAILQTAPVLTLSVAGVVKELLTVILSMLILHEVLSFYNWIGMTVVMLDVCFYNYYRYMEDTFTSKSFLPLDNDIDRALELEQLNSAAADHLVTTPSTASSGNK; this is encoded by the coding sequence ATGCAGTTGTCAGTGCTAATTGCAGGCTGGTACCTCTCCTCGATTGGGATATCCCTATACAATAAGTTGCTGTTTGATCCCTATAAAGGTCTAAAGGTTCCTTATCCCATCTTTATCACTTCTCTGCATCAGTTCCTCCTATGGGCTCTCACATTTGTGTATCTTAAGGCTAAAAATCAGTTTCCACGGGATGGTAAAGCTGACTGGTATTTATATGCCAAGTATATTATTCCAACAGCATTAGCTTCTGCTGGCGACATCGGCTTTGCGAATGTTTCCCTCAAATACATTCCATTAACTATTTATACTATTGTCAAGACTTCAGGTATCGCATTTGTTCTACTTTTTGGCTGTATATGCAAGCTAGAGCAGTTCACAATACCATTGGGACTGGTGGTTTTTTTTATGTTTGCGGGCGTACTACTGATGATATACAGACCGGAGGACACTTTAACGGAACATTCCAGCCAGGAACAGATTTTAGGATTCTTCCTGGTTTTGGCGAGCAGCTGTCTAAGCGGTCTTAGGTGGGTCTACACCCAGTTAACCCTACTCAAATCTACTGAGTTCTCTGGAACTCAGAGTCGATCGAAAAAAGGAAACCCAATATTAACGATATATCAGCTCGCCCCAATCATGGGCTTTGCCCTCCTGTTTACCTCACTAATAATAGAAAGTCCTTTCCCAGGCATTGCCAACACTAGCATCGCTGTTTGGGAGAATCATAGCACCACAATGGTTTTGGTACGTGGTATTTCGATGTTGTTGTTTCCTGGCCTATGTGTCTTCCTGATGACCTTATGCGAGTTCGCCATTCTACAAACTGCCCCTGTACTTACCTTAAGTGTTGCAGGCGTCGTAAAGGAACTCCTTACAGTAATATTAAGCATGTTGATTCTACACGAAGTTCTCAGTTTCTACAATTGGATAGGTATGACTGTCGTCATGCTTGATGTATGTTTCTACAACTACTACAGATACATGGAGGATACCTTCACATCCAAGTCATTCCTCCCCCTTGATAACGATATAGACAGAGCATTGGAACTGGAACAGTTGAATAGCGCAGCCGCTGATCATTTGGTCACGACTCCCAGTACGGCCTCCTCGGGCAATAAATAG